Proteins found in one Oryza glaberrima chromosome 4, OglaRS2, whole genome shotgun sequence genomic segment:
- the LOC127770054 gene encoding alpha-N-acetylglucosaminidase-like, with translation MPAPRLLRVLLLLVALACATSGVGCSDPRFPHLGRVRELHRGEGRPAAEQEAAARGVLARLLPSHSGSFDFRVISADQCGGKACFIVDNHPLFDGEGTPQVLLLGTSGVEISAGLHWYLKHYCAAHVSWDKTGGAQLSSVPRPGSLPRLPSGGILIQRPVGWSYYQNAVTSSYSFAWWDWERWEKEIDWMALQGINLPLAFTGQEAIWQKVFQRYNISKSDLDDFFGGPAFLAWSRMANMHGWGGPLPQSWLDDQLALQKKILSRMYAFGMFPVLPAFSGNIPAALRSKFPSAKVTHLGNWFTVDSNPRWCCTYLLDASDPLFVEIGKLFIEEQIREYGGTSHVYSCDTFDENTPPLSDPNYISSLGAATFRGMQSGDDDAIWLMQGWLFSYDPFWEPPQMKALLHSVPVGRMIVLDLYAEVKPIWINSDQFYGVPYIWCMLHNFAADFEMYGVLDMVASGPIDARLSANSTMVGVGMSMEGIEQNPIVYDLMSEMAFHHRQVDLQVWVETYPTRRYGKSIVGLQDAWKILYQTLYNCTDGKNDKNRDVIVAFPDVEPFVIQTPGLYTSSSKTYSTKLSKNYIAVDASNDEYEHPHLWYDTDAVIRALELFLRYGDEVSDSNTFRYDLVDLTRQTLAKYANQVFVKIIESYKSNNVNQVSNLCQHFIDLVNDLDTLLASHEGFLLGPWLESAKGLARDKEQEMQYEWNARTQITMWFDNTKTKASLLRDYANKYWSGLLRDYYGPRAAIYFKYLILSMEKKEPFALEEWRREWISLTNNWQSDWKVFPTTATGDALNISRTLYKKYLHDADLIQPEGIIRLRDLKNTPW, from the exons atgCCGGCTCCCCGCTTACTCCGGGTGCTCCTGCTGCTCGTCGCGCTAGCCTGCGCCACGTCGGGGGTCGGGTGCTCCGACCCGCGGTTCCCGCACCTCGGCCGCGTCCGGGAGCTCCACCGCGGGGAGGGTCGCCCCGCGGCCGAGCAGGaggccgcggcgcgcggggtCCTAGCGCGCCTCCTTCCGTCGCACTCCGGGAGCTTCGATTTCAGGGTCATCTCCGCG GACCAATGTGGTGGAAAGGCATGCTTCATTGTGGACAACCATCCATTGTTTGATGGAGAAGGGACTCCACAAGTACT TTTACTTGGAACAAGTGGGGTAGAAATCTCTGCTGGTCTTCATTGGTACTTGAAGCACTACTGTGCAGCACATGTATCATGGGATAAAACTGGTGGTGCACAATTATCATCAGTGCCACGTCCTGGCTCACTACCTCGTCTTCCTTCTGGTGGCATTTTGATTCAAAGACCTGTTGGCTGGAGCTACTACCAGAATGCAGTTACATCCAGTT ATTCTTTTGCTTGGTGGGATTGGGAGCGCTGGGAGAAGGAAATTGACTGGATGGCTCTTCAAGGTATCAATTTGCCTCTTGCTTTCACTGGTCAAGAAGCTATATGGCAGAAAGTTTTTCAG AGGTACAACATTAGTAAATCAGACCTGGATGATTTCTTTGGCGGGCCAGCATTTCTTGCATGGTCTCGGATGGCCAATATGCATGG ATGGGGCGGACCTCTTCCTCAAAGCTGGCTTGATGATCAGCTAGCTCTTCAGAAGAAAATCCTTTCTAGGATGTATGCTTTTGGCATGTTCCCAG TTCTTCCAGCCTTTTCTGGTAACATCCCGGCCGCACTAAGATCAAAATTTCCTTCAGCTAAAGTTACTCACCTTGGGAACTG GTTCACAGTTGACAGCAACCCCAGGTGGTGTTGCACATATCTTCTGGATGCATCTGATCCCTTATTTGTAGAAATTGGGAAGCTTTTTATTGAAGAACAAATCAGAG AATATGGTGGGACAAGTCATGTGTACAGCTG TGATACTTTTGATGAGAACACCCCTCCGCTAAGCGATCCAAATTATATCTCTTCGTTGGGTGCTGCAACATTCCGGGGAATGCAAAGCGGTGATGATGATGCTATTTGGTTAATGCAA GGTTGGTTGTTTTCTTATGATCCTTTCTGGGAACCCCCACAAATGAAG GCACTGCTGCATTCTGTTCCAGTTGGCCGAATGATTGTTCTTGATCTATATGCAGAAGTGAAACCAATATGGATCAACTCTGATCAGTTTTATGGTGTCCCTTACATCTGG TGCATGCTTCATAATTTTGCTGCGGACTTTGAAATGTACGGTGTTTTGGATATGGTTGCTTCTGGGCCGATTGATGCTCGACTAAGTGCGAACTCTACAATG GTTGGAGTTGGCATGTCTATGGAAGGTATTGAGCAAAATCCTATTGTTTATGACCTGATGTCGGAAATGGCCTTTCATCACAGACAAGTGGATCTACAG GTGTGGGTTGAGACATATCCAACAAGAAGATATGGGAAGTCAATTGTGGGGCTGCAAGATGCTTGGAAAATTTTATACCAAACTCTTTATAATTGCACAGATGGTAAAAAT GACAAAAATAGGGATGTGATAGTGGCATTCCCAGATGTTGAACCTTTTGTTATTCAAACACCAGGATTGTATACAAGTAGTAGCAAAACGTATTCGACAAAGTTATCTAAGAATTACATTGCAGTGGATGCATCCAATGATGAATATGAACATCCACATCTATGGTATGACACCGATGCTGTTATACGTGCCCTAGAGCTTTTTCTTCGATATGGAGATGAAGTATCTGACAGCAATACCTTCAG GTATGACCTTGTGGATTTAACTCGTCAAACTCTGGCTAAATATGCCAACCAGGTCTTTGTAAAGATCATTGAAAGCTACAAATCAAACAACGTGAACCAAGTGAGCAATCTCTGTCAGCACTTCATTGACCTTGTTAATGACCTAGACACACTGTTGGCCTCCCATGAGGGATTTCTTCTTGGCCCTTGGTTGGAAAGTGCCAAGGGTCTTGCCAGAGATAAAGAGCAAGAAATGCAg TATGAGTGGAATGCTCGAACACAAATTACGATGTGGTTTGACAACACCAAAACGAAAGCTAGCCTGCTTCGTGATTATG CAAATAAATACTGGAGCGGCCTGCTGCGAGACTACTATGGACCAAGGGCTGCCATCTACTTCAAGTACTTAATATTGAGCATGGAGAAAAAAGAACCTTTTGCTCTGGAGGAATGGAGGAGGGAATGGATTAGCCTCACAAACAACTGGCAGAGCGATTGGAAGGTCTTTCCAACCACAGCTACGGGAGACGCTCTGAACATCTCCCGGACACTTTACAAGAAGTACCTGCACGACGCTGACTTAATTCAGCCAGAAGGTATTATACGACTGCGAGATTTGAAGAATACACCTTGGTAA
- the LOC127771857 gene encoding peroxidase 4-like, with protein MAYSRQIFVCSAMAALLFSAVVSAQLSTDFYDETCPDALDIIESAVRDAVSKESRMGASLLRLHFHDCFVNGCDGSVLLDDTAAITGEKNAKPNKNSLRGFEVVDDIKSQLEDACEQVVSCADILAVAARDSVVALGGPTWDVELGRRDGTTASLDAANNDLPPPTSDLADLIKSFSDKGLTASDMIALSGAHTIGQARCTNFRGRLYNETNLDATLATSLKPSCPNPTGGDDNTAPLDPATSYVFDNFYYRNLLRNKGLLHSDQQLFSGGSADAQTTAYATDMAGFFDDFRGAMVKMGGIGVVTGSGGQVRVNCRKVN; from the exons ATGGCTTATTCCAGGCAAATCTTCGTCTGCTCTGCCATGGCTGCGTTGCTCTTCTCTGCTGTTGTTTCGGCGCAGCTCTCCACTGATTTCTACGACGAGACATGCCCCGACGCGCTCGACATCATCGAATCTGCCGTCAGAGACGCCGTTTCCAAGGAGTCCCGCATGGGAGCTTCGCTGCTGCGCCTCCATTTCCACGACTGCTTTGTCAAT GGGTGTGACGGGTCAGTGCTGCTCGACGACACGGCGGCCATCACCGGCGAGAAGAACGCGAAGCCGAACAAGAACTCCCTCCGCGGCTTCGAGGTCGTCGACGACATCAAGTCGCAGCTCGAGGACGCCTGCGAGCAggtcgtctcctgcgccgacatcctcgccgtcgccgcccgcgactccgtcgtcgcc CTGGGCGGGCCGACGTGGGACGTCGAGCTGGGCCGGCGAGACGGGACGACGGCGAGCCTGGACGCGGCGAACAacgacctcccgccgccgacgtccgACCTCGCCGACCTGATCAAGTCCTTCTCCGACAAGGGCCTGACGGCGAGCGACATGATCGCGCTGTCGGGCGCGCACACCATCGGGCAAGCCAGGTGCACCAACTTTCGCGGCCGCCTCTACAACGAGACCAACCTCGACGCCACCCTCGCCACCTCGCTGAAGCCGAGTTGCCCCaaccccaccggcggcgacgacaacaCGGCGCCGCTCGACCCGGCCACCTCCTACGTGTTCGACAACTTCTACTACAGGAACCTGCTGAGGAACAAGGGCCTTCTGCACTCGGACCAGCAGCTGTTCAGCGGCGGCTCCGCCGACGCGCAGACCACCGCCTACGCCACCGACATGGCCGGCTTCTTCGACGACTTCCGTGGCGCCATGGTGAAGATGGGCGGCATCGGCGTCGTCACCGGCTCCGGTGGCCAGGTCAGGGTTAACTGCAGGAAGGTCAATTAA
- the LOC127771858 gene encoding uncharacterized protein LOC127771858: MTMQYKLANPIVGVVVVDSSWAKDGAAARTTVRVVAEQLQCAAAVLGDVRLMSLFLRARGVWVTRRRHCRLRARTFGSPLTLPPDPLGAVDERDRRRIGRERRRAKQAGVAGESSYGRRARWRWASAAAAAGGAPSPPKSGGARPLLRFGRRPCFARAPVSARRGVAYPLKKTREKGNKEEMTWHPDMWGSRGSHADSAAI; the protein is encoded by the coding sequence ATGACGATGCAGTACAAGCTAGCCAATCCAATCGTCGGCGTTGTTGTCGTCGACTCGTCGTGGGCGAAAGACGGCGCCGCTGCACGGACGACCGTTCGTGTCGTCGCTGAGCAGCTGCAGTGCGCCGCGGCAGTCCTCGGCGACGTACGGCTGATGTCGCTATTCCTCCGGGCGAGGGGAGTTTGGGTCACACGACGACGCCATTGCCGGCTACGCGCGCGCACATTTGGCTCTCCCCTCACTCTTCCTCCAGATCCGCTCGGCGCAGTTGACGAGCGTGACAGGCGGCGGATcgggcgagagcggcggcgggcgaagcAGGCAGGTGTGGCGGGCGAGAGCAGCTATggcaggcgagcgcggtggcggtgggcgagcgcggcggcggctgctggtggcgccccgtcgccgcccaaATCCGGCGGCGCCCGCCCCCTGCTCCGCTTCGGCCGCCGCCCCTGCTTCGCCCGCGCGCCCGTCTCGGCCCGTCGCGGCGTCGCCTACCCGCTGAAGAAGACAAGAGAAAAAGGGAATAAAGaagagatgacgtggcatcctgacatgtggggctcacgtggttcccatgctgactcagccgccatatag